The following nucleotide sequence is from Acinonyx jubatus isolate Ajub_Pintada_27869175 chromosome E3, VMU_Ajub_asm_v1.0, whole genome shotgun sequence.
GTGGGTGTTGGAGATGAACTGGCTTCTGTAGAGGAAGACACTGTGGTAGTGCTGTCAGTGGAAGATGGAGACGAACTGGCCTCTGAAGAAGAAGACTTTGTGGTGGCACTCTCAAtggatgttggagaggaagtggcctgTGTAGAAGTAGGCACTGTGGTGGCATTGTCAGTGGGAGTAGGAGAGGtactgagatctgtagatgtaggCACTTTGGTGACACTCTCAGTGGGGGTTGGAGAGGACGTGGCTGCTGTGGAAGAAATCACTGTGGTAGTGCTGTCAGTGGAAGATGGAGACGTACTGGCCTCTGAAGAAGAAGACGTTGTGGTGGCACCCTCAGTGGATGTTGGAGAGGAAATGGGCTCTGTAGAAGAAGGCACTGTTGTGGCAATGTCAGTGGGAGTAGGAGaggaactgagatctgtagatgtaggcactttggtggcactctcagtggggGTTGGAGAGGAGGTGGCTGCTGTGGAAGAAATCACTGTGGTAGTGCTGTCAGTGGAAGATGCAGACGTACTGGCCTCTGAAGAAGAAGACGGTGTGGTGGCACCCTCATTGGATGTTGGAGAGGAAATGGGCTCTGTAGAAGAGGGCACTGTTGTGTCCTTGTCAGTGGGAGTAGGAGaggaactgagatctgtagatgtaggccctgtggtggcactctcagtggggGTTGGAGAGGAAGTGACTGCTGTAGAAGAAATCACTGTGGTCGTTCTGTCAGTGGGTGTTGGAGATGAACTGGCTTCTGTAGAGGAAGACGTTGTGGTGGCACCTTCTGTGaatgttggagaggaagtggcctcTGTAGAAGAGGGCCCTGTTGTGTCATTGTCAGTGGTAGTAGGAGACgaactgagatctgtagatgtaggCCCTGTGTTGGCACTCTCATTGGGGGTTGGAGGGGAAGTGGCTGTTGTAGAAGAGATTACTGTAGTCGTGCTGTCAGCGGAATGTTGAGATGTACTGGCCTCTGCAGAAGAAGACGTTGTGGTGGCACCTTCAGTGGATGTCGGAGAGGAAGTGGCCTCTGTAGAAGAAGGCACTCTAGTGGCATTGTCAGTGGGAGTAGGAGaggaactgagatctgtagatgtaggCACTTTGGTGGGACTCTCAGTGGGcgttggagaggaagtggctgTTGAAGAAGAAATCACTGTGGTCGTGCTCTCATTGGAAGTTGCAGACGAACTGGCCTCTGTAGAGGAAGACGTTGTGGTGGCACCTTCAgtggatgttggagaggaagtggcctcTGTTGAAGAAGGCACTGGTGTGTCCTTGTCAGTGGGAGTAGGAGaggaactgagatctgtagatgtaggcactgtggtggcactctcatTGGGGGTTGGAGGGGAAGTGGCTGTTGTAGAAGAGATCACTGTGGTCGAGCTGTCAGCGGAAGATGGAGACGAACTGGCCTCTGAAGAAGAAGACTTTGTGATGGCACCTTCATTGGATGTTGGATTGGAAATGGCGTCTTTATAAGAAGTCAATTTGCTGGTATTGATTTTGGTAGCTAGAACCACAGTTTCCTCTTCAGACAACTTGGAGGTGCTTATGGTGggatttcttccagattttctactccttttaaaatttatcagcATTTTGTTACTGTCAGTCAGATATGATTCTTCCTTTGCAGTTCCTGTAAAAGTTGTCAGATTGTGTCACTTTTTTCagtgcttttgaaaatattttaagcccTCTAGCGTCCACAGAGGTCTGTGTGAGTAATGGTTACTAAGTGGGGTGTTTATTGtaccttttttagaaaaaaaaatctggtttcaAAATCCATTGTCTGAATGaaccagaaatatttattgcaggTACATCcgtgtctctctttccctcctctagGCTATTTGAGTTGAGCAGAGCCTGAACCCCTTTCCATATATCCTGGCTGGTTCCCTCCACTTTTAATAATCTTCAAGGCCCTAAAAACCATGTAGTCATGGACTGTAAAATGTTGCGGGGATTGGGGTTTATGAGTTTTCCAGTCCTTTTGCTCAGAGGCCTCACCTGTATCATGGATCTCTTTCATCTCCTTGCACTGAGGGTCCCGGGGGTTCCCCTGAGACACACACCCTCCTCCATCCCATACAGCCCTGTCCTCTGGGATgtctgaaaaagagaaagggaggttAGTCTCCTGGCGCTataacatttcttctcttttgcgAGTCCTTTATTCTCCCCAAGTC
It contains:
- the LOC128313705 gene encoding uncharacterized protein LOC128313705: MSRLVTMMLCLLPLVLQLLSCHAAAGQDIPEDRAVWDGGGCVSQGNPRDPQCKEMKEIHDTGTAKEESYLTDSNKMLINFKRSRKSGRNPTISTSKLSEEETVVLATKINTSKLTSYKDAISNPTSNEGAITKSSSSEASSSPSSADSSTTVISSTTATSPPTPNESATTVPTSTDLSSSPTPTDKDTPVPSSTEATSSPTSTEGATTTSSSTEASSSATSNESTTTVISSSTATSSPTPTESPTKVGHFLSDIH